In the Bacillus sp. HSf4 genome, TTGGCGATGTTGTTGATCGCTTTAACCATTTCAGCGACTTTTGAGCGGGGGACTGTGGCGTCCTCCAGAATGGTCGTCGGCTTTAAACGGGCCAAAGCAGATAGTGCCGCACGGCGCGCGTTGCGCAAATTTTCCGCTTCGGCTTCCGTCTGTGCTGTTTGCACGGACACGGCATTTCCTTTTTTGCAGATGTCTTCAATGATGCCGATGTCCCGGCTGACCGTTTCAGCCGATCCGTCCTGTTCAATCAAAAGAACAGCTTTGGCATGGACGGGGAGGCCGATTTTTGCAAAGTCTTCGATGACTTGAAGCGTCGGCTGATCAAGAAATTCAAGGGTTGTCGGAATGATTTTGTGAGCGATGATGTCTGATACAGATTTGGCTGCAGCGTCGATGTCTTGATAGAGAGCGAGGACGGTTTTCTTTGTTTCGGGAGCAGGGATTAATTTTAACGTAGCTTCAGTGATGATGCCGAGCGTCCCTTCAGAGCCGACAAATAAACGCGTCAGATCGTAGCCGGCGACGTCTTTGGCAAGCTTTCCCCCGGTGCGGATGATATCCCCGTTGGCCAAAACGATTTCTAAAGCCATGACATAATCACGGGTCACACCATACTTCAGCCCCCGTAAACCGCCCGAATTTTCATTGATATTTCCGCCGATTGTGGAAATTTTCATTGAACTGGGGTCGGGAGGATAAAACAGCCCTTTTTCCTCTGCTGCACGAATCAAGTCCAGTGTGATGACTCCGGGCTGAACGGTCATAGTCAAATTTTCTTCATCGATTTCCAATATCTGATTCATATGTTTAAACAGGAGCACGATCCCGCCTTCTGTCGGGCAAGTGCCTGCACAGAGGTTGGTGCCGGAACCCCGCGGCACAATCGGGATGCGGTGGGCGCTTGCAATTTTCAATATGTCCGATACTTCGTCCTTGCTGCGCGGCGCAATGACGGCGTCAGGCATTGATTGGAACTGCGGTGTGGCATCATACGAGTAGACGAGCCGTCCGGCATTGGAATCATCATAATTCTCATGCCCGACGATATCCATCAGTTGGGATTTGATTTTGGTGGAAATCATTTGTGATCACATCCTTTACCAATCATTATACAAAATTGAAACGATTTCAAAAAATCATTCTTTTAAACTTATAAAATAAAAACAACCCGCTTCCGGAAAGAAAATGGGTTGTTTTTAGTGTGGAGAGACGGCATTATTGCGTCAGTTCGATCGCTTGATCCAGAACTTTTGCTCCGTTCATCATTCCATATGCGATTTGGTCAATGATATCCACGGGCGTCTTGTACTGTGCGGCTCGTTCTGTCATTTGTTTTTTTAAATAACGGACTTGCGGTCCGATCAGTATGACATCAATATCCTCCAGATGGCTTTGTAAATCTGCTTCAGCATAAGCGTTGATTTCTGCATTGATGTCACGGCTTCCCGCTTCTTCCCTCATTTTTTTTACCAGCATGCTAGTCGACATTCCGGCGGAACATACAAGTGCTATCTTCATGCTTCACTTCCTCTCCTCAGGGCTTGATATAAATGAATCATTTCGTTCGCTAAATCTTTTAAAGTCATGGACGTCATCAAATGGTCT is a window encoding:
- the glcD gene encoding glycolate oxidase subunit GlcD, giving the protein MISTKIKSQLMDIVGHENYDDSNAGRLVYSYDATPQFQSMPDAVIAPRSKDEVSDILKIASAHRIPIVPRGSGTNLCAGTCPTEGGIVLLFKHMNQILEIDEENLTMTVQPGVITLDLIRAAEEKGLFYPPDPSSMKISTIGGNINENSGGLRGLKYGVTRDYVMALEIVLANGDIIRTGGKLAKDVAGYDLTRLFVGSEGTLGIITEATLKLIPAPETKKTVLALYQDIDAAAKSVSDIIAHKIIPTTLEFLDQPTLQVIEDFAKIGLPVHAKAVLLIEQDGSAETVSRDIGIIEDICKKGNAVSVQTAQTEAEAENLRNARRAALSALARLKPTTILEDATVPRSKVAEMVKAINNIAKKHNITICTFGHAGDGNLHPTCTTDIRNSEEMERVEKAFEDIFKKAVELGGTITGEHGVGEMKAPYLELKIGEAGIAAMKALKQAFDPYNILNPGKIFAKDSRKRVVVAK
- a CDS encoding PTS sugar transporter subunit IIB; amino-acid sequence: MKIALVCSAGMSTSMLVKKMREEAGSRDINAEINAYAEADLQSHLEDIDVILIGPQVRYLKKQMTERAAQYKTPVDIIDQIAYGMMNGAKVLDQAIELTQ